GGCCAGTTTCCGCCAATGGGTGGAAGCCGCTCTGCGCGGTGCGAAACGGCGCAAGGCAACGGAGCTTTCCATCCGTATCGTCGATGCGAAAGAAGGCCGCACGCTCAATCGCGACTATCGCGGCAAGGACTACGCCACCAACGTCCTGTCGTTTCCAGTCGAATTGCCACCGGGCGTCAAATCGCCATTGATCGGCGACTTGGTGATCTGCGCGCCTGTCGTCGCCAAGGAAGCCACCGAGCAAGGCAAGTTAGCCCGCAATCACTGGGCGCACATGACTGTGCACGGCGTGCTGCACCTTCTCGGCTACGACCATATTGAGGACGATGAGGCCGAGGCCATGGAGGCGCTGGAAACACGAGTCCTGGCCGGGCTCGGCATCGATGATCCCTACACCGTCGACGACGCCGACTGAATACGACTCGTCCACAAGCACGCCGGCCGGCACGCCCTTTCGCAGCGTATCTGCCGGCACTAAGCAGCGCGATGGAAGCAGGCATACAAATGCAACGACGTCTTCTGCTCGCCATGGGACTTCTGCTGGCCGCGATCGCCTCCCCGCCCGCGCTGTCGACCGACGCCCTTCGGCAGACACTAGCCCAGGCGACATGTAGTGCCATGCATGCAGCGGCCGCATCTGTGCCGGGCGATGGGCCGATGCTTCTGCCTAGCTATCCGGACCTGCCACCGGGTTCGGTTCGCGCGCTGGAAAACGTGGCATTCGTCTACGACAACGCCCTCGCGGGCATCGCACTCACTGCCTGTGGCGACCAGGCTCAGGCCCGTCGCATCGCCAACGCACTGCTGCTTGCGGCATCGCACGACCCAACCTTCAACGACGGGCGACTGCGCAACGCTTATCGCGCTGGTTCGATAGGTAGCGGGAAAGTCGAGCTCCCCGGCTACTGGCAAAGCCAGGGCAATTACTGGAGCCAGGATCCCTATCAAGTAGGCACCGCCACGGGCAATGCCGCCTGGGCCGCCCTGCTGATGCTTACCGTGTACGACAGCACCCACGATAAGCGCTATCTCGACGGCGCCATCTCCCAGTTACGCTGGATCCAGGCGCATACGCTCGGTAGCGCGCCACCCGCCTACGAAGGCGGCTTGTTCGGCTACGACAACGCGCAGCGCCAACAGCACTGGAAGGCCACGGAACACAACCTGGACGTCTATGCCGCCGCTACCTGGGCGGGGCGCTACACCCGCGATGCCGCGCTGGCCCAACAAGCCAAGACAGCGGGTGACTTCGTGAAGTCGATGTGGGACCCGGAACAGCGCCGCTTCCTGGTCGGTACGCTGGACGACGGCAGGACACTCTCCCGCGATAAGTCGGGCCTCGATGCACAAGTCTGGCCGCTGCTTGCCTTCAACCCGCACCCCGTCGAATGGAACCAGGTGTGGTCGTGGGTCGAATCGCAGCATCGCAGTGGTGACGGCTACGGCTATCGGCGCCACCCCGACGGCGTGTGGACAGAAGGAACGGCCCAAGTCGCCACTGCCTTGCTCGCCAGCGGAAAACCCGTGCCCGACACGTTGTGGCGGTTGCTCCTAGCCCAACGCAGCGCTGGCGGCATGCTCTACGCGACGCCACAGGCGCGCATCGCCACTGACTTCGCGATCGGCCCCACCTCTACTTACGCCGACTTCTTCTACTACCACCAGCCGCACCTCGGTGCGACCGCGTGGACCGCCCTGGCTGCCAAAGGTTGGAACCCGCTCACCGGGCAAGCCATCAACCCCACGGAACAGGCGCGATGAGCCAGCCACGAGCCCACTACCCGCAGGAGCGGGTTGCCTAGCGCCCCCGGCCCGGTCCCGGCTTCGCCCCTCCCGCTCCTTGTTCCTGAATCGTCACGAATTTTCGGCTGAGACTGACGGTTCCGCCCGGTATCGGGCAGCATCTACACGAGTAATGAACGAGGACCCTGGCAGTACCAGCGGCCCGGCCCACCGCAGTTGGTGGGATCGACTGGGCCACATGTTTTCCGGCGAGCCGCGCAACCGGAAGGAGCTCATCGACGAGCTGCGCACCGCCCAGGCCAACGGCCTGATGTCCCCTGACACCCTGACCATGGTCGAGGGTGCCATCAAGGTCACCGAGCTGAGCGTGGACGACGTCATGATCCCGCGCACGCAGATCGTGATGCTCTCCGCCGAGGCACCGCTGAGCGAGATTCTCGACACCGTCGTCGAATCCGGCCACTCGCGTTTCCCCGTACACGGCGAAGACAAGGACGACATCCTCGGCATCCTCCTCAGCCAAGGACCTGCTTCGCTTCGTCGGCAATGGCGACCATTTCGACGTCGCCAGCGTGCTGCGCCCGGCCGTGCTCATTCCCGAATCCATGCGCCTGAACGTGCTGCTGGCGGAGTTCCGCCATACACGCAACCACATGGCGCTGGTGGTCGACGAGTACGGTGGCGTCGCCGGCCTGATCACCATCGAAGACGTGCTTGAGCAGATCGTCGGCGAGATCGATGACGAGCACGACGACGAGGAAGAACCCACGCTGATGCACGAGCAGTCGGACGGCGGCTGGGCCGTCAGCGCGCTCACCCCTATCGCCGACTTCAATGAACAGACCGGCGCCAACTTTTCCGATGAAGAGTTCGACACGGTCGGCGGCATGTGTACCTCCGAATTTGGCCATCTGCCTGAAGTGGGTGAGGAAATCACCATCGGCGGCTACCAATTCCACGTTACCGAAGCGGACGACCGGCGCGTGCAGGCCTTCCGCGTAACACGCCTCAAGGACGGTTGATCGTGCACCATCGGGGCAGGATGCCGGCGGCATCGATCGTGCGCCGCTTCATCAGCGGTTTCGTCGGCTTAGTCGTGTGTTGCGCGCTGCTCTGGCCATCGCACGCCCGTGCAGGCGTGGCCAATGCGCCCGGCAGCAATCTGGAAGTGTCGCTGATCACCTACGGACCGGGCGACACCTACTGGGAGCGCTTTGGGCACGACGCCATCGAGTTGCGCGACACCGTGAGCGGTGAAGCCGTCACCTTCAACTACGGCGTGTTCGACTTCGATGAGAGCGGCTTCCTGCTGAATTTTGCACGCGGCCAGATGCACTACCTGATGGACGCCGCACCCTCGGACGTCGACCAGCACTACTACGTCGACGTCGGACGCTCGGTAACGCGCCAGCACCTCGCCTTCACGCCGGCACAGGCGGCCGACCTGCGCGACTACCTGCTGTGGAATCTGCAGCCGGAAAACGTGCGCTACGAGTACGACTACTACGTCCGAAATTGCGCCACACGCGTGCGTGACGCGCTGGATAAGGCACTCGGCGGCACTCTGAAGCCGCAGCTCGAAGCGCGCCCGGGCGGCATGACATTCCGCCAGCAGACAGCACGCCTGATGAGCCAGCAGGCCTGGCTAATGCTGATCCTCGATCTCGGCCTTGGCCCTTATTCTGACCAGCCGCTCAATGCCTGGCAGGAGAGCTTCCTGCCAGAAGTCTTGCAACACGAGATCAGCCACGTCACCGTGACTGGCCTCGAAGGGAAAGCGCAACCGCTAGTGCTGGACGAGCAGGAACTCTCACCGAACCGCCTCGTTCCACCGCCAACCACGGCTCCCGACCTTCGCCTGCCGCTAGCTCTGGCCGGCCTTGTCTTCGCTGCCCTACTGCTCGCCACCCGCCGCTTCGCACCGATCGTCTACGCCCTGCTGGGCAGTGTCTATCTGGTACTGGCCGGTTTCGTCGGCGTAACGCTGCTGATTCTCTGGACGCTCACCACACACCATTCGGCGTGGGCTAACGCCAACCTGCTGCTGTTCAACCCACTGGCTTTCTTCCTGCTGCCCGCGCTGTGGCGCTCCCGCAAGCACCTCGCCGTTTCGCGCGTGGCCAACGGACTGATTGCCCTGCAACTGCTAGCCGTACTGGCCGCCTGCCTGATGCATCTTCTGCCGGGTGTGGTGCAACAAAACCAGCCTTGGCTACTGTTCGCACTGCCGATTTGGCTTGCGATCGCGTGGATCACCCGCCGACAGCAACCGGCAGCATTCTTTCCGTCCTGAACAATAGAGCACCATGCTCGGGGCACTCTCCTGCAAGACGCTCGCAAACCGCTATAGCCCGAGCCGAGCAGACATCGCCGGACCCAACGATGCGGCGAAACCGGCCGTCAGGTGCTGCTCATCGCGAAACACCACCTGACCATTCTGCTCGGCACTGCACCGTTGACCCGGGCAAACCAGGTCATTCATGTCGATGGTCTGGGCATTAGGAAAACGCTTGGCCGCCTGCTGCAACCACAGATAGACCTGCAGTTCATATGCATCGTTAGCCGCAGTTTCGCAATCCAGTGGGGTGCCTAACCATTTCGGTCGATCCGAATGAGAGGCAAGGCAGCCGGGTCCGTCGAAATCAACGTGCGGAGTGCTACGCAACAGATAGATTTTTCCTACCCCGGCACCTAGTGCTTCCAGGGTACGAGCCATGCCATCCGTCCATTGCACTTGCGAAAACGACCGTCCGGCAACAACGCCCGTACTGAGTACAACAATATCGGGATGCATGGACGCCAGCTGCTCTACGGCTTGATGTCGCCACCTTTCGCACTCCGTGTACTCGCGGCCAATGCGTGCGTAGAAAATGGGCTCATCGACCATCGGGCAAGCAGACTTGGTGACAACAATCAGCCGCCAACCTGGCTTTGATGCTATCTGCGACAACGCGGGAAACCATTGCCCAGCGATACTGTCACCCATAAGTACGAGTGTGTGCGCTGCGTCATCTGGTCCGAACTTACACAACCGCACCCGATCACTGTGGTACCAGTCGTCGCAACCCTGCCTATAGATGGATGGCCCATCGAAACGCGCTTGGGTGTAGCGCCGCACAGCAGGGCTATCGCTCTGCTCTACTGCCATGTAGAACCAGTGCATGGACAGCGAACAGACCACGACAGTGACACCAAGAGCTCCGAACAAGGCGAGACGCCGGCGAGTGAGCCAAATAGATTGATGGCGAACTGGCGTCTCGACAAGTCGATACGAGGCTACGGCAAGCCCCAGCGACAAAAGCACTTCAACGACTCGCACCCATGGAGCACGACTCCCCGTCACGGCATGACCGAGGACGAGGACAGGCCAGTGCCACAAATACCAAGCGTAAGAAACGCGCCCAATGGCCTGCAACCATGGCAACGAGAGAACACGCGACACGCCGCTCATGCTGCTGCTCCATCCGGCTGCAATCACGAATGTCGCTCCAAGTACCGGAAGCACGGCGCGCCACCCTGGATAGGATGTCTGCCCGTAGCTGACTGCTGCACCCGCAATCATCCCTAAGCCAAGCCAGCCGAGCCAATGCAGGACGCTTGAGACAGAGGCCTTTCCTTCGGTCGACTCGCCTGCGCGCTTACTTCCGAAATAGAGCCAGATCAGCGCCCCGGCGGCGAATTCCCAAGCACGCACGGGCATCATGTAAAAGGCCCACTGCGGATAACGTGGCGTCAAGAAAATACTTGCGCCCAGGCTGAGCGCAAGAATCGCGAGCATGACGCCCTTCAACCTCGCGACGTGAAGTCCCGACCGCCGATGCCCCAACGACCACAGAAGCAGTGCTGGCCATATCAGATAAAACTGCTCCTCAACACCCAGCGACCACGTGTGCAAGAACAGATTATTCTCCGACCCAGGGGCGAAGTAGTCTGCCTGCGTCAGAGCGAAAGACACGTTGCTCATCCAAAGGGCCGCCACCGCCGCGGTATTGGCTTGCTGCAGCTGTTCGCTCGGCCCCAGCAGGAGCATCGCAGCAAGCGATACCAGCACGACCATCAGAATCAATGCCGGCATCAAGCGCCGAAGTCGCCTGAGATAGAAGCCCATAAAATCGATTCGGGCAGTATCCGTCAGCTCGCGCAAAAGCAGGCCGGTGATCAGGAAGCCGGATAGGACGAAAAACACGTCCACCCCGACAAATCCGCCGGAGAGCCATGGAACGCCAGCATGTGCTCCTATAACAAGCAGTACTGCGACCGCCCGCAGGCCTTCTATATCGCCGCGATAGCCCAGCCGATATTCATCCGACTTCATGAAAACGTCATCCTCTCCCCCATTCAGTATCGAATAGTACCGATAGGGCGACGCACTCTGCCCAAAAGAGGCACTCTGCCAAAAATCGGTCCGCACTTTTCAATTGCCCCCAGGCTTCCGACAAGGCCATCATGAACACCATGACCGCCCCTCATGCCCTTCCCTCGACATCGTCCACCCCCGCAGACCCCATGGTCGTCAACTGCGTGGCTTATCGCTTCGATGGGCAGCGCATCGGCGACACCAGCCTCGATGACATCAGCGAAGTGCTTAAAGAACCCGACACCTTCGTGTGGGTGGGGCTGCACGAGCCGGACGAGACCTTGCTGCAGAAGCTCCAGGAAGAGTTCGATCTTCATGATCTTGCGATCGAGGATGCCCAGCACGCCCACCAACGCACCAAGATCGAAGCCTATGGTGATTCGCTCTTTGTCGTCGTGCAGACTGCACAGCTTGTCGGCGGGCATATCGCCTTCGGCGAGACGCACGTTTTTCTGGGGCCCCGCTATCTGGTCACAGTACGCCACGGCGCGTCGCTGTCCTACGCTCCAGCCCGACGTAACTGCGAGCATACGCCCGAACTCCTGGCACTCGGCCCCGCCTACGGTCTGTATGGCGTGCTCGACTTCATT
This genomic window from Dyella terrae contains:
- the ybeY gene encoding rRNA maturation RNase YbeY, yielding MSAPLTLSVGYAASRKGVPTSASFRQWVEAALRGAKRRKATELSIRIVDAKEGRTLNRDYRGKDYATNVLSFPVELPPGVKSPLIGDLVICAPVVAKEATEQGKLARNHWAHMTVHGVLHLLGYDHIEDDEAEAMEALETRVLAGLGIDDPYTVDDAD
- a CDS encoding DUF4105 domain-containing protein, whose amino-acid sequence is MPAASIVRRFISGFVGLVVCCALLWPSHARAGVANAPGSNLEVSLITYGPGDTYWERFGHDAIELRDTVSGEAVTFNYGVFDFDESGFLLNFARGQMHYLMDAAPSDVDQHYYVDVGRSVTRQHLAFTPAQAADLRDYLLWNLQPENVRYEYDYYVRNCATRVRDALDKALGGTLKPQLEARPGGMTFRQQTARLMSQQAWLMLILDLGLGPYSDQPLNAWQESFLPEVLQHEISHVTVTGLEGKAQPLVLDEQELSPNRLVPPPTTAPDLRLPLALAGLVFAALLLATRRFAPIVYALLGSVYLVLAGFVGVTLLILWTLTTHHSAWANANLLLFNPLAFFLLPALWRSRKHLAVSRVANGLIALQLLAVLAACLMHLLPGVVQQNQPWLLFALPIWLAIAWITRRQQPAAFFPS
- a CDS encoding acyltransferase family protein — its product is MKSDEYRLGYRGDIEGLRAVAVLLVIGAHAGVPWLSGGFVGVDVFFVLSGFLITGLLLRELTDTARIDFMGFYLRRLRRLMPALILMVVLVSLAAMLLLGPSEQLQQANTAAVAALWMSNVSFALTQADYFAPGSENNLFLHTWSLGVEEQFYLIWPALLLWSLGHRRSGLHVARLKGVMLAILALSLGASIFLTPRYPQWAFYMMPVRAWEFAAGALIWLYFGSKRAGESTEGKASVSSVLHWLGWLGLGMIAGAAVSYGQTSYPGWRAVLPVLGATFVIAAGWSSSMSGVSRVLSLPWLQAIGRVSYAWYLWHWPVLVLGHAVTGSRAPWVRVVEVLLSLGLAVASYRLVETPVRHQSIWLTRRRLALFGALGVTVVVCSLSMHWFYMAVEQSDSPAVRRYTQARFDGPSIYRQGCDDWYHSDRVRLCKFGPDDAAHTLVLMGDSIAGQWFPALSQIASKPGWRLIVVTKSACPMVDEPIFYARIGREYTECERWRHQAVEQLASMHPDIVVLSTGVVAGRSFSQVQWTDGMARTLEALGAGVGKIYLLRSTPHVDFDGPGCLASHSDRPKWLGTPLDCETAANDAYELQVYLWLQQAAKRFPNAQTIDMNDLVCPGQRCSAEQNGQVVFRDEQHLTAGFAASLGPAMSARLGL